In Thermus aquaticus, the sequence GGAAGAAAGCCCGGAAACCTTCTTCGCCCGCTTCCAGGCCCACGCCGTGGAAGTCCACCTCTTCCCCGAGCCCTGGGGAAGCCCCCTTCTGGAGGTGGGCGTGGGCGGGTTCATCCTCTACGCCTTTGACCGGGGCGCTCCCCCGGCCCCCACGGGCCGGGTCCGGGCCCTCCTCCACGGGGTGGCCCGGGAGGTGAAGCCTTGGGAGGGTGAGGCCTTCTTGGAGCTCATGGGCCCCGCCTACCGGATCGGGGGGAAGGCGAGGCCTCTGGGAGAGGGGTTTTACCTCCTGGAGGAGCCCATCCCCCTCCTCCTTTACAGCGAAACCCCCCTGCCCAGCCGGGCCCAGGTCCACCTCTGGCCCCCCCTGATGCTCTTCCGGGAGTGAGATGCGCTGCGCCTGCGGCCAGAAAAACCCCCCTGAGGCCCGGTTCTGCATGGCCTGCGGCCGGGCCCTGGGGGTGCTTCTGTCCGCAGAGAGGCGCTTTGTCAGCGTGGTCTTCTTTGACCTGGTGGGCTCCAGCCAGCGCTTCCGGGAGGGCCTCGAGGCCGCCTACCAGGCCCTCCAGGGGGTCCTGGAGGAGGCCGCCCGCATCGCTAGGGAGCACGGGGGCTTCGTCCACCGGTTTTTGGGCGACGGGGTTCTGGTCCTCTTCGGGGCCCCCAGGGCCCGGGGCCGGGAGCCCTGGCGGGCCCTGGAAGCCGCCTTGGGCATGGTCCGGGCCTCCCCCCTTCCCGCCCGGGTGGGGGTGGCCAGCGGGGAGGTGCTCTGGACCCCCCTGGGGGACGGCCAGGCGGGGGACCCCACCGCCCTGGGCCCCCCCGTGGTCCTGGCCGAGCGGCTCTCCAAGCTGGGAAGGCCGGGGGAGGTCCTCACCGACCGCCTCACCCTGGAGCTGGCCCGGGGGGCCCGGGGGGAGGCCGTGGGCCCCCTCGAGGCCCGGGGCCTGGGCCCGGTGGAGGCCTACCGGCTGCTGGAGGTCCGCCTGGAGCTGGACCCCGAGGGTGAAGCCCTCCTCGCCCGCCTCCGCCACACCTTCCGGGCTCCTCCGGCCCGGCTCAACCTGGTGGGCCCTCCAGGGAGTGGGAAAAGCCTCCTCCTGGACAGGTTCCTGGAGGACCCCCCCTTCCCCGCCGTGGTCCTGGAGCGAATGGGCCCCGAAACCCCCCTGCGGGTTACCCTTCTTGAGGCCGTGGAGAAGGCCTTTGGAAGCCCGGAGGTCCTCCTGGCCCAGGCGGGGCTACCCCCTAAGCTGGAAACCGCCTGGCGCTACAGCCTGGGCCTCCTTCCCCGCCCCAGCTGGAGCCGGGAGGCCCTGGAGGGGGCCATCCTCGAGGCCTGGCGGCGGGTCCTCCTCTCCCTGAAAGCGCCCCTCCTTCTGGTCCTCAAGGACCTCCACGCCCCGGACCTCACCTTGGAGCGCCTCCTCCTCCACCCCTTCCCCAACCTCCTCCTCCTTTTGGAAAGCCGCAGGCCCCTCTTCTCCCCCCACCTGGGCCTCAAAAGGGGCGAGGTCCCCCTCCTCCTCGCCCTCCAGCCGGCCCTGGACGCCCTCCCCTCCCGGGAGCGCCAGGCCCTTTTGGCCTGGGGGGTTCTGGGGGAGGTTCCCGAGGAGGCGCTAACGGGCCTGGTGGGAGCCTTTTCCCGGGAGAGGCTCTTTCGGGAAGGGCTCCTTGAGGGGAACCGGCCCCTCGAGGAGGTGGGCGAGGCCGCTCTCCGCCTCGTGCCCGCCGAAACCCAGCGGGCCTGGCACCTGGAGGCGGCCAGGCTCTACCAAAAGCGGGGCCAGCTCC encodes:
- a CDS encoding adenylate/guanylate cyclase domain-containing protein; the encoded protein is MRCACGQKNPPEARFCMACGRALGVLLSAERRFVSVVFFDLVGSSQRFREGLEAAYQALQGVLEEAARIAREHGGFVHRFLGDGVLVLFGAPRARGREPWRALEAALGMVRASPLPARVGVASGEVLWTPLGDGQAGDPTALGPPVVLAERLSKLGRPGEVLTDRLTLELARGARGEAVGPLEARGLGPVEAYRLLEVRLELDPEGEALLARLRHTFRAPPARLNLVGPPGSGKSLLLDRFLEDPPFPAVVLERMGPETPLRVTLLEAVEKAFGSPEVLLAQAGLPPKLETAWRYSLGLLPRPSWSREALEGAILEAWRRVLLSLKAPLLLVLKDLHAPDLTLERLLLHPFPNLLLLLESRRPLFSPHLGLKRGEVPLLLALQPALDALPSRERQALLAWGVLGEVPEEALTGLVGAFSRERLFREGLLEGNRPLEEVGEAALRLVPAETQRAWHLEAARLYQKRGQLLPMARHLHRAGEGRQAALTLRLLAQKAWREGHPEEAIPLYQEALRADPALEEALKPELQDALASLGLALEAEAGPRREDPVLTAFREAKDPLDLLPLLPGLRPYPLEEAKARLQAAGALWRRFQPLKALEVLTPFPPQAPKSLLLHRRSLEAGLLMDLGRHAEAEALLLEAEPGDLEAQVRHQATRIRLLLETGRLQEALAEGEAAYRKAPHPWLAAALLTAWAVRGRFREDLFQEALKHKDGRGLALLAMAHHRWLRGENPMSLLKEALKEARRLANPYVHHLTLTSLALYLWPRAPKKAQVLSQHLLYQTHRTGFAVHLEVARLLRAQLLLEAGEKVEHLLGFTPSLPLTRAWKAALLGEEPEGLQGYGMLGRWVRQLWRSRGITWIWSRW